A stretch of DNA from Methylosinus sp. LW4:
CCGAGCTCATAGAGCAGCGTCGTCAGAATGCGCGCGCCCGAGGCGCCGATCGGATGGCCGATGGCGATGGCGCCGCCATTGACGTTGACGATCGACGGATCCCAGCCGAGGTCCTTGTTCACGGCGAGAGCCTGCGCGGCGAAAGCCTCATTGGCCTCGACGAGATCGAGGTCGGAGATCTTCCAGCCGGCCTTCTCCAGCGCCTTGCGCGAGGCCGGGATCGGGCCGGAGCCCATGATCGACGGATCGACGCCGGCGGTCGCCCAGGAGGCGATGCGGGCGAGCGGCGTGAGGCCGCGCTTGGCCGCTTCCGCCGCCGTCATGATGACGAGCGCCGCCGCGCCGTCATTGAGGCCGGAGGCGTTGGCCGCCGTCACCGTGCCGTCCTTCGTGAAGGCCGGTTTCAGCTTGGCGACGCCCTCGAGCGTCACGCCATGCTTGATGTATTCGTCCTGATCGACGATCACGTCGCCCTTGCGGGTCGAGACGGTGAAGGGGACGATCTCGTCCTTGAACTTGCCGGCCTTCTGCGCCGCCTCGGCCTTGTTCTGCGAGGCGACGGCGAAAGCGTCCTGCTCGGCGCGGCTGATCTGCCACTTGGCAGCGACGTTCTCGGCCGTGATGCCCATGTGGTAATTATTGAAGGCGTCGGTGAGGCCGTCGACGATCATCGTGTCGACGAACTTCACATCGCCCATCTTGGTGCCGGCGCGCATGTGAGCCGAGTGCTGCGACAGCGACATGGACTCCTGGCCGCCGGCGACGATGATGCTCGCGTCGCCCGACTGAATCTGCTGCGCGGCGAGCGCCACGGCGCGCAGGCCCGAGCCGCACACTTGATTGATGCCGAAAGCGGTCTTGTCCTGCGGCACGCCCGCCTTGATGGCGGCCTGACGCGCCGGGTTCTGTCCCTGCGCGGCGCCCAGCACCTGGCCCAGGATGACCTCGTCGACGTCGGCGGCCTCCAATTTGGCGCGCTCGATAGCGGCCTTGACAGCGACCGCGCCCAATTCATGGGCGGGCGTTGAACCGAAAGCTCCGTTGAACGATCCCACAGCTGTGCGCGCCGCGGAAACGATCACGATCTCCGTCGTCATATCGTTCTCCTGATTGGTCGGGCTGGCGCCGGCGGACGCCGCTCGCGCACGTTGAGCATTTTGAGTCGCGGCTCGTCAAGCGCCGGACGCGCGCATCGTTGACGCGGCGCGTCAATTCTTCGGGCGACCGAGGCCGAATTGAAGGAAGCGCAGCGTCGCGAGGCCGGCGCGCGCGGCGCAGGCGGGACGAAAGCCGCGCAGCCGTCCGACAGAGCCGCGCATGAGCCTCTCGCCCGAAATAGCCGATGGCGCGGCCGGCCGCCCCCTGCGCATGGGCGGCGAGAGGCCGCGGCCTCCGCTCCGACCGTCTCGCACGCGCTGTTCCAAATGCGCGCTCTGATGGCGAGCGGGATCGCTGCGCAGTTTCCGGGCGTGGCTCAGTTGCCTACCTGATCCCTACTCCTTCAGGCGATGCTGAGACCTACCCGAACCGTCCATTTCGGTCGGCTGCGCCATTCTCGTCGGCCGAGTCGATCGATACGGAGGGGCGACCGAAAACGACCTTTCGTCGGGCCGGCTCGGACGGCCGCTTCGAGCTTCTCGCGAGGTGAGGCATTTTTTTGCGCGCCCTCGGCGTTTTTTTTAAAAAATTGCGCCGGAGATCGATGAGCGCGACAATCGCGCCTCGTCCAGCCTCACGGTTCGAGCGTCACGCCCTAGATTCGGGGCAGGCTCGCCCCGGATT
This window harbors:
- a CDS encoding acetyl-CoA C-acetyltransferase; the protein is MTTEIVIVSAARTAVGSFNGAFGSTPAHELGAVAVKAAIERAKLEAADVDEVILGQVLGAAQGQNPARQAAIKAGVPQDKTAFGINQVCGSGLRAVALAAQQIQSGDASIIVAGGQESMSLSQHSAHMRAGTKMGDVKFVDTMIVDGLTDAFNNYHMGITAENVAAKWQISRAEQDAFAVASQNKAEAAQKAGKFKDEIVPFTVSTRKGDVIVDQDEYIKHGVTLEGVAKLKPAFTKDGTVTAANASGLNDGAAALVIMTAAEAAKRGLTPLARIASWATAGVDPSIMGSGPIPASRKALEKAGWKISDLDLVEANEAFAAQALAVNKDLGWDPSIVNVNGGAIAIGHPIGASGARILTTLLYELGRRGGKRGLATLCIGGGMGVALTIER